The following are encoded together in the Mesoterricola sediminis genome:
- a CDS encoding cbb3-type cytochrome c oxidase subunit II: MLRKADTSSVWAIVASLVLFFIGGLLTTVVPPMVDKSWGRPFQNADPAKGPTGQLRRLTDLELKGRAIYIREGCWYCHTQQIRTLQADTIRYGWKGVAAPISTPDEFVYDSPHMFGTKRTGPDLARVGGKYDTQWHRTHFRNPRDLVKGSIMPMFPWIANDPKELEAMVAYLQTLGRAKDWRPNNDYEK; the protein is encoded by the coding sequence ATGCTGAGAAAAGCCGACACCTCCTCCGTCTGGGCCATCGTCGCCTCCCTCGTGCTCTTCTTCATCGGCGGCCTGCTGACCACGGTCGTGCCGCCCATGGTCGACAAGAGCTGGGGCAGGCCCTTCCAGAACGCGGACCCCGCCAAGGGCCCCACGGGCCAGCTGCGCAGGCTGACCGACCTCGAGCTGAAGGGCCGCGCCATCTACATCCGCGAGGGCTGCTGGTACTGCCACACCCAGCAGATCCGCACCCTCCAGGCCGACACGATCCGCTACGGCTGGAAGGGCGTCGCCGCCCCCATCTCCACGCCCGACGAGTTCGTCTACGACTCCCCGCACATGTTCGGGACCAAGCGCACCGGCCCCGATCTCGCGCGGGTGGGCGGGAAGTACGACACCCAGTGGCACCGCACCCACTTCCGCAACCCCCGGGATCTCGTGAAGGGCTCCATCATGCCCATGTTCCCCTGGATCGCCAATGATCCCAAGGAGCTCGAAGCCATGGTGGCCTACCTCCAGACCCTCGGGCGCGCCAAGGACTGGCGCCCCAACAACGACTACGAGAAGTAG
- a CDS encoding FAD-dependent oxidoreductase codes for MDSNWQLRVPDDSQYWLEMVKCQYACPVNTDACAYVTAIAEGRYEDAYRAARATNPFASICGRVCGAPCEANCRRGSLDEPVAIRALKRFVTDKFGPETGDYAKYREFCDQRMLPPNRGDFERVAVVGAGVSGLTVAHDLVQIGYKVTVFEADAQPGGMLMTGVPVYRLPRELVQHEISAILSMGVELKCNMKLGRDFTIQQLRDQGYKAVFLGVGLPNGRKLGIPGGDAPMVYDGIEFLRAFNEGKPLEMGRRVMVVGGGNVAYDVARSALRPFEALEEAAALDDMSHGEKVAYDVARSALRLSGDKEIHLMCLESLEEMPADRIEIHEGEEEGVRLHNRRGPREIVVENGKVKAMRMVKCLSVFDEQRRFNPRFDEEALEDVPVDTVVFAIGQASDLSFLAPGDGVEVERGLIKVNRETYQTTAPDVFACGDIAHGARLFIDAIASAHVAARSMHDFLRGTRTDVVVRKRWVPAVYTMAEGWHRAERCNAPALDSEIRANSMEIVELSYPEEMARQQGARCLRCNINTVFDTSTCIACNGCVDVCPENLIKLVGLSRLKDEDAFSRLEEAGVDLSFGQYQAMTAEEKDEMGGIMLKDESTCIRCAMCASRCPTQAITMKRFDHYKECVTVPSPNPRILYKS; via the coding sequence GTGGACAGCAATTGGCAGCTCAGGGTACCGGACGACTCCCAGTACTGGCTGGAGATGGTCAAGTGCCAATACGCGTGCCCGGTGAACACCGACGCATGCGCCTACGTGACCGCCATCGCCGAAGGCCGGTACGAGGACGCCTACCGGGCCGCCCGGGCCACCAATCCGTTCGCGTCCATCTGCGGCCGCGTCTGCGGGGCCCCCTGCGAGGCCAACTGCCGCCGGGGGTCCCTGGACGAGCCCGTGGCGATCCGCGCCCTCAAGCGGTTCGTCACGGACAAGTTCGGGCCGGAGACGGGGGACTACGCCAAGTACCGTGAGTTCTGCGACCAGCGCATGCTGCCCCCCAACCGGGGCGACTTCGAGCGGGTCGCGGTGGTCGGCGCCGGCGTCTCGGGCCTCACCGTGGCCCACGATCTGGTCCAGATCGGCTACAAGGTGACGGTCTTCGAGGCGGACGCGCAGCCCGGGGGCATGCTGATGACGGGCGTGCCGGTCTACCGGCTGCCCCGGGAGCTCGTGCAGCACGAGATCTCGGCCATCCTCTCCATGGGCGTCGAGCTCAAGTGCAACATGAAGCTCGGGCGGGACTTCACCATCCAGCAGCTCCGGGACCAGGGCTACAAGGCGGTCTTCCTGGGCGTCGGCCTCCCCAACGGCCGGAAGCTGGGCATCCCCGGGGGCGATGCCCCCATGGTCTACGACGGGATCGAGTTCCTGCGGGCCTTCAACGAGGGCAAGCCCCTCGAGATGGGGCGCCGGGTGATGGTGGTGGGCGGCGGCAACGTGGCCTACGACGTCGCGCGGTCCGCCCTGCGGCCCTTCGAGGCGCTGGAGGAGGCCGCGGCCCTGGACGACATGAGCCACGGGGAGAAGGTCGCCTACGACGTCGCCCGGAGCGCCCTGCGCCTCTCCGGCGACAAGGAGATCCACCTCATGTGCCTCGAGTCCCTCGAGGAGATGCCCGCCGACAGGATCGAGATCCACGAGGGCGAGGAGGAGGGGGTCCGCCTCCACAACCGGCGCGGCCCCCGGGAGATCGTCGTCGAGAACGGCAAGGTGAAGGCCATGCGCATGGTCAAGTGCCTCTCCGTCTTCGACGAGCAGCGCCGCTTCAATCCCAGGTTCGACGAGGAGGCTCTGGAGGACGTGCCGGTGGACACCGTGGTCTTCGCCATCGGCCAGGCCTCGGACCTCTCCTTCCTGGCCCCCGGCGACGGGGTCGAGGTGGAGCGGGGCCTCATCAAGGTCAACCGCGAGACCTACCAGACCACGGCCCCGGACGTGTTCGCCTGCGGCGACATCGCCCACGGCGCCCGGCTCTTCATCGACGCCATCGCCTCCGCCCACGTGGCGGCGCGGTCCATGCACGACTTCCTCCGGGGAACCCGGACGGACGTCGTCGTCCGCAAGCGCTGGGTCCCCGCCGTCTACACCATGGCGGAGGGCTGGCACCGGGCCGAGCGCTGCAACGCCCCGGCCCTGGACAGCGAGATCCGCGCCAACTCCATGGAGATCGTGGAGTTGAGCTACCCGGAGGAGATGGCCCGCCAGCAGGGCGCCCGCTGTCTCCGCTGCAACATCAACACGGTCTTCGACACCTCCACCTGCATCGCCTGCAACGGCTGCGTGGACGTGTGCCCCGAGAACCTCATCAAGCTGGTGGGCCTCAGCCGGCTCAAGGACGAGGACGCCTTCTCCCGCCTGGAGGAGGCCGGGGTGGACCTGAGCTTCGGCCAGTACCAGGCCATGACGGCCGAAGAGAAGGACGAAATGGGCGGCATCATGCTGAAGGACGAGAGCACGTGCATCCGGTGCGCCATGTGCGCCTCCCGGTGCCCGACCCAGGCCATCACCATGAAGCGGTTCGACCACTACAAGGAGTGCGTCACCGTGCCCTCGCCCAACCCGAGGATCCTGTACAAATCATGA
- a CDS encoding 4Fe-4S dicluster domain-containing protein has product MSEATRPARHWLLAEKRAPLPPAGKDHLKLRKRVHLLCFLVFLALPFTNLMRVDIPRQRVFLGGAEILISEFSILFFATMFAMFVVAAMAIVYGRIYCSYACPQMIFSEWSVSVERWAANAAGRLLPRGGAGARKALGRGIFLAALAAASVVLAFIFTAYFVEPRDLLHRLLRFDLVTVGGLTGAVVTLLTFLDFTLLRQKFCTTICPYGYIQGFLQDRQSLLVEYRDPSAACIECNKCVRVCEMGIDIRKGPFQIECVHCGDCIDACEDVLRRVGHPGLISYSWGGGKAQDRGEPWYRRWGIRDAKRVAILAVMVAYLCALGVAIHGRKPVLMRLNSDRTTLFTRLPDGRIANRVRMNLASRLSRPVEVKVWVERLPGVQVGLDPNPLTLGPGQTLERTFDIIAPATWPGAQELNPIRVMIQSSDRNASDGADMMFIMPAGRN; this is encoded by the coding sequence ATGAGCGAAGCGACCCGACCTGCCAGGCATTGGCTCCTCGCCGAGAAGCGGGCGCCCCTCCCCCCCGCGGGGAAGGACCACCTGAAGCTGCGCAAGCGGGTCCACCTGCTCTGCTTCCTGGTCTTCCTGGCGCTGCCCTTCACCAACCTGATGCGGGTGGACATCCCCCGCCAGCGGGTGTTCCTGGGCGGCGCCGAGATCCTCATCAGCGAGTTCAGCATCCTGTTCTTCGCGACCATGTTCGCCATGTTCGTCGTGGCCGCCATGGCCATCGTGTACGGGCGCATCTACTGCAGCTACGCCTGCCCCCAGATGATCTTCAGCGAATGGAGCGTCTCGGTGGAGCGCTGGGCGGCCAACGCGGCGGGGCGCCTCCTGCCCCGGGGCGGCGCCGGCGCGCGGAAGGCCCTGGGCCGCGGAATCTTCCTGGCGGCGCTCGCGGCGGCCTCGGTGGTCCTCGCCTTCATCTTCACGGCCTACTTCGTGGAGCCCAGGGACCTGCTCCACCGCCTCCTCCGCTTCGACCTGGTGACGGTGGGGGGGCTCACGGGCGCCGTGGTGACCCTCCTGACCTTCCTGGACTTCACCCTCCTGCGGCAGAAGTTCTGCACCACGATATGCCCCTACGGGTACATCCAGGGCTTCCTCCAGGACCGCCAGTCCCTGCTCGTGGAGTACCGGGACCCCTCCGCGGCCTGCATCGAGTGCAACAAGTGCGTGCGGGTCTGCGAGATGGGCATCGACATCCGGAAGGGGCCCTTCCAGATCGAGTGCGTCCACTGCGGCGACTGCATCGACGCCTGCGAGGACGTGCTCCGGCGGGTGGGGCACCCCGGCCTGATCTCGTACTCCTGGGGCGGGGGGAAGGCCCAGGACCGGGGGGAACCCTGGTACCGCCGCTGGGGGATCCGGGACGCCAAGCGCGTCGCGATCCTGGCGGTGATGGTGGCCTACCTCTGCGCCCTGGGTGTGGCCATCCACGGGCGGAAGCCCGTGCTGATGCGCCTGAACTCGGACCGCACGACCCTGTTCACCCGGCTTCCGGACGGACGGATCGCCAACCGGGTCCGCATGAACCTGGCGAGCCGGCTCTCCCGGCCCGTGGAGGTGAAGGTGTGGGTCGAACGGCTCCCGGGCGTCCAGGTGGGCCTGGACCCGAATCCCCTCACCCTGGGGCCCGGGCAGACCCTGGAGCGGACCTTCGATATCATCGCGCCGGCCACCTGGCCCGGCGCCCAGGAACTGAACCCCATCCGGGTGATGATCCAGTCCTCGGACCGGAACGCCTCGGACGGGGCGGATATGATGTTCATCATGCCGGCCGGGAGGAATTGA
- a CDS encoding heavy metal translocating P-type ATPase: protein MAPAIPCDLCGTPAGTGACARVFLEAERTFCCHGCMNVYAILVESGAVAAGTDLRTTELYLQSLKLGLIGRTTEGRPPLPEDAPTREELYQLSGLWCTSCGWLVEQALAREYGVVAVDVLFTSDLLRIKYCPQYVPPDVIPARVAALGYRARPQGEAGEADRKDWQDMTLRLGIAFFLWMNVMLFSLVVYASFFEHIADGARRAVPFILMALALPAVTWSAWPIHRLAWYGLRQGKLRLEALISTGVGAAFLYSSVQAVLGGRHYYFDTACAIVTLMLTGKALERSAKERSARAIAMLHRLLPRKARVRTEGEERFLAIEALAPGMVFLVKAGERIPADGEVVAGASDVDESVITGESEPRPKGAGDPVVCGSLNGAGVLEVRVTHASTDSSLAQIVRSVETALANRSGLERTVDRVARLFIPTVLVLSLGTLAGALVAGLGGTEAMLRAIAVLVIACPCALGIATPLATTAAVGAASRRGILIRDVGVLETFRKVDAVILDKTGTVTEGVFRIRGEALAHLDLVASLEAYSEHPLGRALVAHARSQGLRLVDASEVEVRPGLGLAGTVDGRRVAVGNRPMMDKEGAEPTPETNAQASAWQAEGLTVVFAAVDGVPCGALAFGDAPRKDAADLVAALKARGVRTLLLSGDARATTAHMGQRLGVDECLGEVPPAEKAEAVRRLQARGSVVAMVGDGVNDAPALAAADLGIALGSGADLAQHAAPIVLLGGSLGRIEETFREAERTLRVIRQNLFWAFFYNTAGIYLAMTGVLNPILAAGAMVLSSLSVIGNSLRLNGR from the coding sequence ATGGCCCCGGCCATCCCCTGCGACCTGTGCGGCACCCCCGCGGGGACGGGGGCCTGCGCGCGCGTGTTCCTGGAGGCGGAGCGCACCTTCTGCTGCCACGGCTGCATGAACGTGTACGCGATCCTGGTGGAGAGCGGGGCGGTAGCCGCGGGGACGGACCTGCGGACGACGGAGCTCTACCTGCAGAGCCTCAAGCTGGGGCTCATCGGCCGCACCACGGAGGGCCGACCCCCCCTCCCGGAGGACGCGCCGACCCGGGAGGAGCTCTACCAGCTCTCGGGCCTCTGGTGCACGTCGTGCGGGTGGCTGGTGGAGCAGGCCCTGGCCCGGGAGTACGGCGTCGTGGCCGTGGATGTGCTCTTCACCTCGGACCTCCTCCGCATCAAGTACTGCCCCCAGTACGTGCCGCCGGACGTCATCCCGGCCCGGGTGGCGGCCCTGGGCTACCGGGCCCGGCCCCAGGGCGAGGCGGGGGAGGCGGACCGCAAGGACTGGCAGGACATGACCCTCCGCCTGGGCATCGCCTTCTTCCTCTGGATGAACGTGATGCTCTTCAGCCTGGTGGTCTACGCCAGCTTTTTCGAGCACATCGCCGACGGGGCCCGGCGGGCGGTGCCCTTCATCCTCATGGCCCTGGCCCTGCCGGCGGTGACGTGGAGCGCCTGGCCCATCCACCGCCTGGCCTGGTACGGCCTCCGGCAGGGCAAGCTGCGCCTGGAGGCCCTGATCTCCACGGGGGTGGGGGCGGCCTTCCTCTACAGTTCGGTCCAGGCCGTCCTGGGCGGCCGGCACTACTACTTCGACACCGCCTGCGCCATCGTCACCCTCATGCTCACGGGCAAGGCCCTGGAGCGCTCCGCCAAGGAGCGCAGCGCCCGGGCCATCGCCATGCTCCATCGGTTGCTGCCCCGCAAGGCCCGGGTCCGGACGGAGGGCGAGGAGCGCTTCCTGGCCATCGAGGCCCTGGCGCCCGGGATGGTCTTCCTGGTGAAGGCGGGTGAGCGCATCCCCGCCGATGGCGAGGTGGTGGCGGGGGCCTCGGACGTGGATGAATCGGTCATCACCGGGGAATCCGAGCCCCGGCCCAAGGGGGCGGGGGACCCGGTCGTGTGCGGCAGCCTGAATGGCGCCGGGGTCCTGGAGGTGCGGGTGACCCACGCCTCGACGGACTCCTCCCTGGCCCAGATCGTCCGGTCCGTGGAAACGGCCCTGGCCAACCGCAGCGGCCTGGAGCGGACGGTGGACCGTGTCGCCCGGCTCTTCATCCCGACGGTCCTGGTCCTCTCCCTGGGCACTTTGGCGGGCGCGCTGGTGGCCGGGCTGGGCGGCACCGAGGCCATGCTCCGGGCCATCGCCGTCCTCGTCATCGCCTGCCCCTGCGCCCTGGGGATCGCGACCCCGCTGGCGACCACCGCGGCCGTGGGGGCCGCGTCCCGGCGGGGCATCCTGATCCGGGACGTGGGCGTCCTCGAGACCTTCCGCAAGGTGGACGCGGTGATCCTCGACAAGACCGGCACCGTGACGGAGGGGGTCTTCCGCATCCGGGGCGAGGCCCTGGCGCACCTGGACCTGGTGGCCTCCCTGGAGGCCTACTCCGAGCACCCCCTGGGCCGGGCCCTGGTGGCCCACGCCCGGAGCCAGGGCCTGCGTCTGGTGGACGCCTCGGAGGTGGAGGTCCGGCCCGGCCTCGGCCTGGCCGGCACGGTGGACGGCCGGCGGGTGGCCGTGGGCAACCGGCCCATGATGGACAAGGAAGGGGCGGAACCGACGCCCGAGACCAACGCCCAGGCCTCCGCCTGGCAGGCCGAGGGCCTCACCGTGGTCTTCGCCGCCGTGGACGGGGTCCCCTGCGGGGCCCTGGCCTTCGGGGACGCCCCGCGGAAGGACGCGGCGGACCTCGTGGCCGCGCTCAAGGCCCGGGGCGTGCGCACCCTCCTCCTCTCCGGGGACGCGCGGGCGACGACGGCCCACATGGGCCAGCGCCTGGGCGTGGACGAGTGCCTGGGCGAAGTGCCGCCCGCGGAGAAGGCCGAGGCGGTGCGCCGCCTCCAGGCCCGGGGCTCGGTGGTGGCCATGGTGGGGGACGGCGTCAACGACGCCCCGGCCCTCGCCGCCGCCGACCTGGGCATCGCCCTGGGCTCCGGGGCCGACCTGGCCCAGCACGCGGCGCCCATCGTGCTCCTTGGGGGGAGCCTCGGGCGCATCGAGGAGACCTTCCGCGAGGCGGAGCGGACCCTCCGGGTCATCCGCCAGAACCTCTTCTGGGCCTTCTTCTACAACACGGCCGGCATCTACCTGGCGATGACGGGGGTCCTCAACCCCATCCTCGCGGCCGGCGCGATGGTGCTCTCCAGCCTCTCGGTGATCGGCAACTCCCTCCGCCTCAACGGGCGGTGA
- a CDS encoding dockerin type I domain-containing protein, with protein MPAALVALALPCGLAAQPASIYPNGPATVFHLGAGGHLLLRVLAPGGTGQEAVTWRLAGPGQLSVQDQGRWDMAFRAPRAGGGTSVVTASLASDPSRQVAFTVHVDPRPAEALPRRVDLRPGGTHPPADRHQGLCNNCYAFSALGALELELARVYGIQARLSVQFVNELMRAGGEDPCQPNYFGTVLDRLNQAGILVPWSNPHAAFAERAQHASPFPVGRFPSYRLVHVGSQPLDTALWSDADIVDEVCGLLAEGRPVILKRGGHYITLAGYDRSAPDPAAHRWIALDSLHPLPGPPELDHLLTLYPEGGWNALTPRGERRYTFDVISDLDVDLRAPAPPAPVIRAGAPALAEGQPFELVADVGGDPPVTYQWFRNGHPLPGAHGAVLQVAAARAADAGQYAVRAANPYGDALSAEVRVTVTPAAAPELRVEAPRTTVVCGARLRIHSTFVAHPRAPVHWSASGGRFRDAGPGHVTFVAPDHPGAVTLTARAEGAHGLSGTLTLQVKSPDVDGDGRVDLADLARLAAALGTARGDAHYNDAADLDGDGRIDALDAALLLDHLDRLP; from the coding sequence ATGCCCGCCGCGCTGGTGGCCCTGGCCCTCCCTTGCGGGTTGGCCGCCCAGCCGGCTTCCATTTACCCGAACGGTCCGGCGACGGTCTTCCACCTGGGCGCCGGCGGGCACCTGCTCCTGCGGGTCCTCGCCCCGGGCGGAACCGGCCAGGAGGCCGTCACCTGGCGCCTGGCCGGTCCCGGCCAGCTCAGTGTCCAGGACCAGGGCCGCTGGGACATGGCCTTCCGGGCCCCGCGCGCGGGCGGCGGCACCTCCGTGGTGACGGCCAGCCTGGCTTCGGACCCCTCCCGCCAGGTGGCCTTCACCGTCCATGTGGACCCTCGGCCGGCGGAGGCCCTGCCCCGCCGGGTGGACCTCCGCCCCGGCGGCACCCACCCGCCCGCGGACCGCCACCAGGGCCTCTGCAACAACTGCTACGCCTTCTCGGCCCTGGGCGCCCTCGAACTGGAGCTGGCCCGGGTGTACGGGATCCAGGCGCGGCTCTCGGTCCAGTTCGTCAACGAGCTGATGCGGGCCGGGGGCGAGGACCCCTGCCAGCCCAACTACTTCGGCACCGTGCTCGACCGCCTCAACCAGGCGGGGATCCTGGTGCCCTGGTCCAACCCCCACGCGGCCTTCGCGGAGCGCGCCCAGCACGCCTCCCCCTTCCCCGTCGGCCGCTTCCCCTCGTACCGGCTGGTCCACGTGGGATCGCAGCCCCTCGACACGGCCCTGTGGTCCGACGCGGACATCGTGGACGAGGTGTGCGGCCTCCTCGCGGAAGGCCGGCCCGTGATCCTGAAGCGGGGCGGCCACTACATCACCCTCGCCGGCTACGACCGCAGCGCCCCGGACCCCGCGGCCCACCGGTGGATCGCCCTCGACAGCCTCCACCCGCTGCCGGGCCCGCCCGAACTGGACCACCTCCTCACCCTCTACCCGGAGGGCGGCTGGAACGCCTTGACCCCCCGGGGGGAGCGGCGCTACACCTTCGACGTCATCTCCGACCTGGACGTGGACCTCCGGGCCCCCGCCCCGCCCGCCCCCGTCATCCGGGCCGGCGCCCCGGCCCTGGCCGAGGGGCAGCCCTTCGAACTGGTCGCGGACGTGGGCGGGGATCCGCCCGTGACCTACCAGTGGTTCCGGAACGGGCACCCCCTCCCGGGGGCCCACGGCGCGGTGCTCCAGGTGGCCGCCGCCCGCGCCGCCGACGCCGGGCAGTACGCCGTGCGCGCCGCCAATCCCTACGGCGACGCCCTGAGCGCCGAGGTCCGGGTGACCGTGACCCCCGCGGCCGCCCCGGAACTCCGGGTGGAGGCCCCCCGCACCACGGTGGTGTGCGGCGCCCGCCTGCGCATCCACAGCACCTTCGTGGCCCACCCGCGCGCCCCCGTCCACTGGAGCGCCTCGGGCGGGCGCTTCCGGGATGCCGGGCCGGGCCATGTCACCTTCGTGGCCCCCGATCACCCCGGTGCCGTGACCCTCACGGCCCGGGCGGAGGGTGCGCACGGCCTATCGGGCACCCTCACCCTCCAGGTGAAGAGCCCCGACGTGGACGGGGACGGCCGGGTGGACCTGGCGGACCTTGCCCGCCTGGCGGCCGCCCTCGGCACCGCCCGGGGCGACGCCCACTACAACGACGCCGCCGACCTGGACGGCGACGGCCGGATCGATGCCCTGGACGCCGCCCTTCTCCTCGACCACCTGGATCGCCTGCCATGA
- a CDS encoding hybrid sensor histidine kinase/response regulator has protein sequence MSPLPPLLASRQQGRLATSQLALVLGLLLVLLVMAGAAGSILTLRHREVNIWRKQMDSHTLALAEHVYQNMAAACLALDRIADDVREARARDPQDLRRRLGGEAAFRMLRDQTRDMPQVDVATIVADNGDVINFTRSWPPPPINLADRDYFQARRADPALGEFISLPVRNKGNGKWVFYLSRRLEDPQGRFLGLVLVGMSVDVFTEFYQRFAGNLGEGASIALHRRDGVLLTRWPRVDAEIGRTEGADPSLAILAGGASAGTRYGPDPAAGRGGPDLLMAARVVNRHPLVVSLTLTDAFILAHWRHLVQVILALTAAALVAIGGALAVLVRAIRQREADMVQTLQLKRQAEVANAAKSSFLATMSHEIRTPLNGVLGMTELLIQTGLDEEQTGYAQTVIGSGRQLLAIIEEILDFSKIEAEKMQLEQVAFDPWGIVQETAALYRENAQRKGLDLIVEGPGAPLPWVLGDPVRLRQILANFISNALKFTAAGSVRVSLDTLPDGALRFAVKDTGIGMNPADVDRLFTPFTQADGSITRRYGGTGLGLAICRGLADLMGGRVGVETGPGAGSCFFLEAPFPRAEGPTAVPEVPEAPIRPIRALLAEDNLVNQKLAATLLAKLGCTCHLAGDGREAVEAARHETFDLILMDCMMPDLDGFEAARRIRRLEADAGRPRVPIVALTANATKEDMARSREAGMDDFLSKPYTSRALREMITRWT, from the coding sequence ATGAGCCCGCTCCCTCCCCTCCTCGCGTCCCGGCAGCAGGGTCGCCTCGCCACCAGCCAGCTCGCGCTGGTGCTGGGGCTCCTCCTCGTCCTGCTCGTGATGGCGGGGGCCGCCGGCTCCATCCTCACCCTGCGGCACCGGGAGGTGAACATCTGGCGCAAGCAGATGGACAGCCACACCCTGGCCCTGGCGGAGCACGTCTACCAGAACATGGCGGCCGCCTGCCTTGCCCTGGACCGCATCGCCGACGATGTGCGGGAGGCCCGGGCCCGGGACCCCCAGGACCTGCGGCGGCGCCTGGGCGGGGAGGCCGCCTTCCGCATGCTCCGGGACCAGACGCGGGACATGCCCCAGGTGGACGTGGCCACCATCGTGGCGGACAACGGAGACGTCATCAACTTCACCCGCAGCTGGCCGCCGCCGCCCATCAACCTCGCGGACCGGGACTACTTCCAGGCGCGGCGGGCCGACCCCGCCCTGGGCGAGTTCATCAGCCTGCCGGTGCGCAACAAGGGCAACGGCAAGTGGGTCTTCTACCTGAGCCGCCGGCTGGAGGACCCGCAGGGCCGCTTCCTGGGCCTGGTGCTGGTGGGCATGTCCGTGGACGTCTTCACCGAGTTCTACCAGCGCTTCGCCGGCAACCTGGGGGAGGGGGCCTCCATCGCCCTCCACCGGCGCGACGGGGTGCTGCTCACCCGGTGGCCGCGGGTGGACGCGGAGATCGGCCGCACCGAAGGGGCGGACCCCAGTCTGGCGATCCTGGCCGGGGGCGCGTCCGCGGGAACCCGCTACGGCCCCGATCCCGCGGCGGGCCGCGGCGGGCCCGACCTCCTGATGGCGGCGCGGGTGGTCAACCGGCATCCCCTCGTCGTGAGCCTCACCCTGACGGACGCCTTCATCCTCGCCCACTGGCGCCACCTGGTGCAGGTCATCCTCGCCCTCACCGCCGCCGCCCTCGTGGCCATCGGCGGGGCCCTGGCGGTGCTGGTGCGCGCCATCCGCCAGCGGGAGGCGGACATGGTGCAGACCCTCCAGCTCAAGCGCCAGGCCGAGGTGGCCAACGCCGCCAAGTCCAGCTTCCTCGCCACCATGAGCCACGAGATCCGGACGCCCCTCAACGGCGTCCTGGGCATGACGGAGCTCCTGATCCAGACAGGCCTGGACGAGGAACAGACGGGCTACGCCCAGACGGTCATCGGCTCGGGGCGGCAACTGCTGGCCATCATCGAGGAGATCCTGGACTTCTCCAAGATCGAGGCCGAGAAGATGCAGCTGGAACAAGTGGCCTTCGACCCCTGGGGCATCGTCCAGGAGACGGCCGCCCTGTACCGGGAGAACGCCCAGCGGAAGGGCTTGGACCTGATCGTGGAGGGCCCCGGGGCGCCCCTCCCCTGGGTGCTGGGCGATCCCGTCCGTCTCCGGCAGATCCTTGCCAACTTCATCAGCAACGCCCTCAAGTTCACCGCGGCCGGGTCCGTGCGGGTGAGCCTGGACACCCTGCCGGACGGCGCCCTCCGCTTCGCGGTGAAGGACACGGGCATCGGCATGAACCCGGCGGACGTGGACCGGCTCTTCACCCCCTTCACCCAGGCCGACGGTTCCATCACGCGGCGCTATGGCGGCACCGGCCTCGGTCTGGCCATCTGCCGGGGGCTGGCCGACCTCATGGGCGGGCGCGTCGGCGTGGAGACCGGGCCGGGGGCGGGCTCCTGCTTCTTCCTGGAGGCCCCCTTCCCCCGGGCCGAAGGCCCGACAGCCGTTCCGGAGGTCCCGGAGGCGCCCATCCGCCCCATCCGGGCGCTCCTCGCCGAGGACAACCTGGTCAACCAGAAGCTGGCGGCGACCCTCCTGGCCAAGCTGGGCTGCACCTGCCACCTGGCCGGGGACGGCCGGGAGGCCGTGGAGGCCGCGCGCCACGAGACCTTCGACCTCATCCTGATGGACTGCATGATGCCGGACCTGGACGGCTTCGAGGCCGCGCGGCGCATCCGGCGCCTGGAGGCGGACGCCGGCCGGCCGCGGGTCCCCATCGTGGCCCTGACCGCCAACGCGACGAAGGAGGACATGGCCCGGAGCCGGGAGGCCGGCATGGACGACTTCCTCTCCAAGCCCTACACCAGCCGCGCCCTGCGGGAGATGATCACCCGCTGGACCTAG